The following is a genomic window from Amycolatopsis acidiphila.
TCGGACCGGTAGGCCTCCAGCACGTCGGGGTCGGTGGTCACGTAATCGGCTTCGATCATCGGGCTCCCCTCGTCGGCTCGACCATAGCGTTACTCATGCTTGGCATTTCTTACTTGGTTGAGGTACCGTTTCCTCGTGCAGGTAAGAAGCTTCACCGCCGAGGCGCGGCGGACGCAGATCGTGGGGGCGGCGATCGAGGTGATCGCCGAGGTGGGCTATCCACAGGCGTCGTTCGCGCGGATCGCCGAGCGCGCGCGGCTGAGCAGCACGCGGCTGATCTCGTACCACTTCGCGGGCAAGAAAGAGCTGATCGAAGAGGTCGTGGCGCAGCTGTACCGGGAGATCGGCGGCCACATGTCCGAGCGGGTGTCCGCGGCGGCCACGCCCTTGGCGGCGCTGCACGCGTACATCGAGGGGTACGTCGAGTTCGTCGCCGGGCACCGGACGCAGATGAAGGCGCTGCTGAGCATCTTCCTCAACGGCGCGCTGGAGTTCGACCCGGCCGAGCAGGAGGCCGTGGTGCTGTCGCCGGTGGAGCAGATCCTGCGGGACGGCCAGGCCGCGGGTGCCTTCCGCCAGTGCGACCTGCGGGTGGCGGCCGCGGCGGTGCAGCGGAGCCTCGACGGGATCCCGCTGATGCTGGAGTCCCATCCGGACCTGGACCTGGAAACCTGTGCGCGCGAACTCGTGACCCTCTTCGACCACGCGCTGTGTGCGTCATGAGCGGGGAGCAGCGTGGCGGCACGCGTAACGCCGAAGCCTCACCCGCACCCGCACGGCGCCTGCGGCAGAGCGGCGTCATGGCGTTCGACATCGCAGCGCCGATCGGGTTGTACTACGTGCTCCGCGCCGCTGGGGTGAGCGTGTACCTGGCCCTGCTGGTCAGCGCCGTGCTCCCCGTACTCAGCACCGTCGTGCAGATCCTGCGCCGGCGCAGGCTCGACCAGCTGGGTGCCTTCATGGCCGGGATGATGATCATGTCCGCCCTCGTCGCGCTGATCAGCGGCAGCGAGCGCTTCCTGCTCGCCAAGGACGGCTGGCTCACCGCCGTCGCCGGTCTCTGGATGCTGGCCACCACGCGTGCGCGCCGCCCGTTCGTCTACCACTTCGCCCGGGTGCTGCTCGAGGGCAGGGTGGGTCCGCGGGGCGAGTCCTTCGAGTCGCTGTGGGACCGGCTGCCCGCGTTCCAGCACCTCTGGCGGGTGGCCTGCGTCATCTGGGGCACCGCGACCCTGCTCGACGCCGGCGTCCGCATCACGATGGCCTACACGCTGCCGGTCAACCTGGTGCCCGCGCTGAACGGCGTGCAGTACGGCGTGCTGTTCGTGCTCCTGCAGGTCGCGACCAACATCTACTACTTCCGCGCAGGCCTGTTCAACCCACGCTCCCGGCTCTACCAGCCACTTCAGCCCGCGGGCTGAACAGCCGGTTGCTTGCGCGGCTCGGGCACGATCTCGATCCGTGGCGGTGGCGGCTCGACCTGCAGCAGCGGGGTCGCATCGGCGAGGAGCTGCTGCGTGGCGTGCAGCTGATCGGTGGTGCGCCGGCGCAACGCGTCGAGCGCGTCGGCCTTGCGTTGTGCCTGATCGAGCAGCTGCCGGGCCTTCTCCTCGGCCTCGGCGACCAGCCGTTCACACCTGGCCGCCGCCTTCTTCTCCTGCTCCTCGACGGCCGCGATGGCCGCCGCCCGGCGGACCCCCATCGCCTCCTCGAAGTCCTTCTCGACGTCGTGCCGCCGCCGCGCCGCATGCTCGTCCAGCCGGTGCCTGGTCTCGGCTGCCTCGCTGGTCAGCGCCGCGACCTGGGCCCGCGTACGGCGCATCAGCTCTTCGTGCTCGGCGGTGGCCTGCTTGCGCCGCGCGTCCACCTCCGCGACCAGGTGTTCGTGCCGCTCCCGCAGCCGCTGCGCGGCCTGCTCGGCCGCCGCCCAGCTGCGCTCGGCGGCGGCACGCGCCCGCTCGGTGATCTCGGTGGCCTCGTCCTCGGCCAGCTCGACCATCCGCAGCAGCCGTTCGCTGAGCCCGTCCGCCTCGATGGGCGTGCGGCTGATGCGGTCGATCTTCGCGCGCAGCCGGTCGTTCTCACTGCGGAGATCTTCCAGCCGCCGCGCGAGGTTCTCCGCGCTGGCGGCCGCCGCGTCCCGATCGGCGATCACCATCCGCAGGTCCGCCTCGACCCGCTGCACGTACTCCCGGACCTGGCGCGCGTCGTACCCGCGCCAGGACCGGTCGAAATCCGTACTGAGCGGAACCAGATCCTCACGAGAGTCAACGCCGGCCATCAGCACCTCCCGAAGCGACAGTCCTTAGTGGACTATCAAGTCAAAACCCGTTATTGCCAAGCATCCTCTTTCCGAGGCCGTCCGTCCACCAGCATGGCCGCATCGGCGTAATTTTCCAGTGTGACGCCGTCCGCCTTCCCCTGGAGGTCACCGGTCAGCATGGACCGCCAGGGCCCGGCGAGCATCAGCTTGGTCAGCACGTTGCCCGCCGTGATCATCGCCCGGCCCTTGGGCAGGAACAGGTTTGTCCCGCCAGGCATGGGTTTCCTGTTCTCCGTGACGTAGCGGTCGAGAACGTCACGGTAGCGGGCGAACGCCCGAGCGTGCTCACCTCCGGCCGCCGCAAGCTCGGCCGCGAGGACGTAGGCGCCGACGACGGCCATGCTCGTGCCCATGCCGGCCGACCCGCCGAACGCGGCGTCGCCGACGAGCGCGACCCGGCCCCTCGACCACTCCTCGATGGTGACCATGCTCTCCCGGTCGAAGTAGAAATCCGTTGTCTCCCACATGGATTCCAGCATCCGGGGCACCTGCCAGCCCTCGCCGGCCATCGCCTCGGCGACTATCTGCTTCTGCCGGGCGACGTCGCGCCGGTCGTAGTCGAGCGGCGGCCCGGCGAAGAAGAACATGCCTCGCGTCCGCCCGGTCCGGGTCGGATAGAGCGCCGCCCGCTTGCGGCCGGGCATCACGTACATCAACTGCCAGTC
Proteins encoded in this region:
- a CDS encoding TetR/AcrR family transcriptional regulator; the protein is MQVRSFTAEARRTQIVGAAIEVIAEVGYPQASFARIAERARLSSTRLISYHFAGKKELIEEVVAQLYREIGGHMSERVSAAATPLAALHAYIEGYVEFVAGHRTQMKALLSIFLNGALEFDPAEQEAVVLSPVEQILRDGQAAGAFRQCDLRVAAAAVQRSLDGIPLMLESHPDLDLETCARELVTLFDHALCAS
- a CDS encoding FAD-dependent monooxygenase yields the protein MTNVLISGASIAGPTLGYWLRRYGCTVTVVERAPAPREGGQAVDLRGVAREVIERMGLMPQVRACHTGVVGMSAVDRDNRRLWNWGSDLSGHSGGIIADIEILRADLGRILYDATREDVEYLFDESIAALRQDADGVDVTFAGGTSRRFDVVVGADGLHSGVRRLAFGPASGFTRDQGYYKVIFATDADVPLTDWQLMYVMPGRKRAALYPTRTGRTRGMFFFAGPPLDYDRRDVARQKQIVAEAMAGEGWQVPRMLESMWETTDFYFDRESMVTIEEWSRGRVALVGDAAFGGSAGMGTSMAVVGAYVLAAELAAAGGEHARAFARYRDVLDRYVTENRKPMPGGTNLFLPKGRAMITAGNVLTKLMLAGPWRSMLTGDLQGKADGVTLENYADAAMLVDGRPRKEDAWQ
- a CDS encoding DivIVA domain-containing protein yields the protein MAGVDSREDLVPLSTDFDRSWRGYDARQVREYVQRVEADLRMVIADRDAAAASAENLARRLEDLRSENDRLRAKIDRISRTPIEADGLSERLLRMVELAEDEATEITERARAAAERSWAAAEQAAQRLRERHEHLVAEVDARRKQATAEHEELMRRTRAQVAALTSEAAETRHRLDEHAARRRHDVEKDFEEAMGVRRAAAIAAVEEQEKKAAARCERLVAEAEEKARQLLDQAQRKADALDALRRRTTDQLHATQQLLADATPLLQVEPPPPRIEIVPEPRKQPAVQPAG
- a CDS encoding VC0807 family protein codes for the protein MSGEQRGGTRNAEASPAPARRLRQSGVMAFDIAAPIGLYYVLRAAGVSVYLALLVSAVLPVLSTVVQILRRRRLDQLGAFMAGMMIMSALVALISGSERFLLAKDGWLTAVAGLWMLATTRARRPFVYHFARVLLEGRVGPRGESFESLWDRLPAFQHLWRVACVIWGTATLLDAGVRITMAYTLPVNLVPALNGVQYGVLFVLLQVATNIYYFRAGLFNPRSRLYQPLQPAG